Proteins encoded in a region of the Stieleria neptunia genome:
- a CDS encoding glycosyltransferase family 4 protein — MNTELASSFSTDGRDVLSAQHDMSFPRTLLLSEVFPPQHGGSGKWFWEIYSRLPENRCVMAVGNSHGADQRDSEYPQGIERMDLQMGYRGVANISSLKAYARQIRAVGRLVKRHGIDAIHAARPLSEGLVAMAVSRLRRIPYLCYVHGEDVNVATSSRELRAVTSQVLGRAARLVANSSFTRQLLIDDWGISFDRIALIHPGVDTSRFSDAAISGTPPAPRDGTLRLLTVGRLQKRKGQDTVIRAIPKLLKTFPSLSYTIVGGGDERSPLERLAHGLGVSKFVRFVGETTDDELLDLYRECDVFVLANRTIGKDVEGFGIVLLEAQAAGKPVVAGASGGTRETMLPGETGFCVPCETPDALIGVLTDQLCTADDRRRIGERARSHVRSRFDFTTLSCQAEQCFRDLTAKATSSRG, encoded by the coding sequence TTCCGCGGACCCTGCTGTTGAGTGAAGTGTTTCCGCCACAGCACGGTGGCAGTGGGAAGTGGTTTTGGGAAATCTACTCCCGGCTGCCCGAAAACCGCTGCGTGATGGCCGTTGGTAACTCGCACGGTGCCGACCAGCGGGACAGTGAGTATCCGCAAGGCATCGAGCGAATGGACTTGCAGATGGGCTACCGAGGTGTCGCAAATATCTCCAGCCTGAAAGCGTACGCCCGGCAAATTCGTGCTGTCGGTCGACTCGTCAAAAGACACGGGATCGACGCGATCCATGCAGCACGCCCCCTTTCGGAAGGCTTGGTGGCGATGGCTGTTAGTCGACTCCGGCGAATCCCTTACCTTTGCTATGTCCACGGTGAAGACGTCAACGTCGCGACATCGAGCCGAGAATTGCGTGCGGTGACCTCCCAGGTACTTGGACGCGCCGCCCGCTTAGTCGCAAATTCTTCCTTCACCCGACAGCTTCTGATAGACGATTGGGGCATCTCGTTCGACCGAATCGCCCTGATACATCCCGGTGTCGATACGTCGCGGTTCAGTGACGCGGCGATCAGCGGAACGCCGCCCGCTCCTCGCGACGGTACGCTGAGGCTGTTGACGGTCGGACGATTGCAAAAGCGCAAAGGACAGGACACCGTGATCAGGGCAATCCCAAAATTGCTGAAGACATTTCCCAGTCTTTCCTACACGATCGTCGGCGGCGGAGACGAGCGGTCGCCACTGGAACGACTTGCTCATGGCTTGGGGGTCAGCAAGTTTGTTCGATTTGTCGGCGAAACCACCGACGATGAATTGCTGGACCTTTACCGCGAATGCGATGTTTTCGTGCTCGCCAACCGAACAATCGGCAAGGATGTCGAAGGGTTTGGCATCGTGTTGCTGGAAGCCCAAGCTGCCGGAAAACCGGTCGTCGCTGGTGCCAGTGGTGGAACGCGAGAGACGATGCTTCCCGGTGAAACGGGCTTCTGTGTGCCGTGCGAAACACCCGACGCCTTGATCGGCGTGTTGACCGACCAACTTTGCACCGCCGACGATCGTAGGCGGATTGGCGAACGGGCGCGTTCGCATGTGCGATCGAGGTTTGACTTCACAACCTTATCGTGCCAAGCGGAGCAGTGCTTTCGCGATCTGACCGCAAAGGCAACGTCCTCTCGTGGCTGA